GACGAAGCGCTTGACCGGCTGGCTCTCGCGCGAGACCCGCTCCACCTCCACGTAGCCGAATCCGGTCTCCGGCACGGTCGGCGAAATGCCGAACAGCACCAGCGCGCCTTGCTGGGCCAGCCGGAAGGCCTCGCTCGCGCTGGCGACAAAGGCTTCCACGTCGGGCACCAGGTGGTCGGCCGAGAGCACCAGCATCACCGTGTCGCCGCTGAACTGGCGCTCGCACTGCAGGGCAGCCAGCGCGATCGCCGGTGCCGTGTTGCGGCCCTTGGGCTCGAGCAGGTAGGTGGCCGACGGCGGATCGCTCATCTGGCGCAGCACGTCCTTGGTCAGGAACTGGTGATCCTTGTTGGTGACGACCATCAGGTCGCCGGTGCCGCAAGCCTGTCCGCGCTCGATGGCCTGCTGCAGCAGGGTCGAGCCGCCCAGCTTCATGAAGGGCTTCGGCAGCGCCTGCCTGGAAACGGGCCAGAGCCTGGAGCCGGATCCTCCCGAGAGCACCACAGAAAGCAATCGCATTTTTGTCCTTCTCTTTGAGAGGCGGCGATTTTACCGGCCGAAGCCGAAGCGCACCCTGTGGAACGATGCGCGCGAGGGGCACACCCCGTTGCGAAGATAATCACGCGCTGCGCCGCGACGCCACGTCGCCGACCGATCCGACTCAGCCCAAGACCGCGCTCGCATGCCCCGACAAGAAGAACAGCCCCACCTTGCCCACCCGAAGTACCGACCGGACATCGACGGCCTGCGCGCCATCGCGGTGCTCTCGGTCGTGGGCTTCCATGCCTTCCCGGGCTGGGTCAAGGGCGGCTTCATCGGCGTCGACATCTTCTTTGTCATTTCCGGTTACCTGATCTCCACGATCATCTTCGGCAGCCTGGCCGGCGAGGGCTTCAGCTATCGCGAGTTCTATGCCAGGCGCATCCGGCGCATCTTCCCGGCGCTGCTGGTCGTGATGGCCGCGACCTTCGCGTTCGGTTGGTATGTGTTGCTCGCCGACGAGTTCCGCCAGCTGGGCAAGCACCTGCTGGCCAGCGCCGGCTTCGTGGTCAACCTGGCGCTGTGGAACGAGGCCGGCTACTTCGACACCAGCGCCGAGACCAAGCCGCTGCTGCACCTGTGGTCGCTCGCCGTAGAAGAGCAGTTCTACATCTTCTGGCCCGTGTTCCTCGGCCTCGCCTGGCGCTTCCGGGGCGGGCAAGGGCGCCACCTGGGCACCTGGATGTGGGTGGCGACGGGGCTGTCCTTCCTTCTCAACGTGTACGCGGTGCAACGCCACCCGACCGCCACCTTCTATTCGCCGTTGCCGCGCATGTGGGAGCTTGCCGCCGGCGCCTTGCTGGCGTGGAACGCGCTGCGACGCGAGCCGCATCGCAACTGGTACAGGCGCGAGCTGCGCAGCGTGTCCGGTCTGCTGCTGATCGGGTTGGGCCTGGTGCTGATCACCCGGGGCAAGTCCTTCCCGGGCTGGTGGGCGCTGCTGCCCGTCCTGGGCGCCTGTCTCTGCATTTCCGCGGGGCCGGGTGCCTGGCTCAACCGCCGACTGCTGGGGTCGCGCCCGATGGTGTGGGTGGGCCTGATCAGCTATCCGCTGTACCTGTGGCATTGGCCGCTCCTGGCCTACGCGCGCATCGTCGAGGGCGCCGAGCCCGATCGCACCACGCGCATCGCGGCCGTGATCGCCTCCGTGCTGCTGGCCTGGCTCACCTATCGCTTCGTCGAGCTCCGGCTGCGCCGGCGCCGCAACGAGGGCGTGGTCAGGGGCCTGGCCTCGGGCATGGTGGCGGTGGCCGTCATCGGCATGGTGCTCACCGGGCGCCTGCTGCCGCCGCGCAACGACGACCCGGGCGTCCAGGCCATCGTCGCGGCCGGCGCCGACTGGGCCTACCCCGACGGCCTGAAGGAGACCAAGGTCAAGGGCGAGACCGTCTACACCATCGGCGAGGGCAAGGAGCGCGTGCTGCTGCTCGGCGACAGCCATGTCGAGCAGTTCGGTCCGCGCGCCGTCGAGCTCGACCGCGTCGCGCCGGACGCGCTGAAGACCCTGTACTTCGGCACGCGCGGTGCCTGCCCGCCGGTGCCGCACCTCTTCGAGGACCGCGACCTGGCCTGTGGACCGCGCCGCGAGCAGCTGCTGAAGTTCGCCTTCAGCGACGACATCGACACCGTGATACTCGGCGCCTGCTGGACCTGCTACTTCGACATCGAAGAGACGACCCCGGGTTCCAGCGCGCCCCCGCCGCCGGACCACTACTACTTCCTCGACCTCCAGGGCCGCCACATGCTGCGCGGCGGCGACGGCGTGGCGCGTTCGCTGGTGTCGCTGGAGACGCTGATCGGGTTGCTGCGGGCCGCCAACAAGAAGGTCTACCTGATCCTCAATCCGCCGCTGAGCACGAACTTCGAGCCCCGGCTGCTGATTCACGGCAGCCGTCTCGGCACCATGACCGCCTCGACCTCGCCGGTGTCGGCGCCCTTCCCGCCCACGCAGAAGCGCCTGCAGGAGCAGTTGCGCCAGCTGGCGCAGCGCGCGGGCGCCGTCGTGCTGGATCCTGCTCCCACTGTCTGTATTTCCGACGACAAGTGCATGCTCAGCGCCGAGGGCGGCGACCCCGTCTACAAGGACGGCGCCCACCTGCGAGCCGGGTTCGTGCGCAAGGCGGCGACCTTCCTCGATCCCGCGCTCGTGTCGGCACGATGAGCGCCCCCGCATCCAGAGCATGAACCCCCCCCACGCATGAAAGCCCTGTTCTACCGCCTCGTCCTCTTTCCGTTGGGACTGCTCAGGGGGCCGGGCCTGTTCGGTCGCATCCAGCGCGCCTGGCGCATCTTCGGCAAGTCGGGATGGGCGGGTGTGCAGTGGGAGCTGGGCCGGCGCATGGGCGGCTACAACAATTACGACAACTGGGTGCGCAAGCACGACACGCTGACGCCCGAGCTGCTGGAGAAGCTCGCCCGCCGCGTGAAGGCGATGGCGGGTGGCCCGCTGATCTCGGTGGTCATGCCGACCTACAACCCTAACCCGGCATGGTTGCGCGAGGCCATCGAGTCGGTTCGCGCGCAGATCTACCCCAACTGGGAACTGTGCATCGCCGACGACGCCTCGACCTCGAAGGACGTGCGCGAGGTCCTGGAGGCCTACAGCCGCAGCGATGCGCGCATCAAGGTCGTGTTCCGGCCGCAGAACGGCCACATCTCCGCCTCGTCGAACAGCGCGATCGAACTCGCAACCGGGTCGTGGCTCGCACTGATGGACCACGACGACCTGCTGCCGCCCCACGCGCTCTTCTGCGTCGCCGAATGCATCGTTGCGCATCCGGACGCTCGCCTCATCTACTCCGACGAAGACAAGATCGACGAGGGCGGCCACCGCTTCGGACCGTACTTCAAGCCGGACTGGAATGTCGACCTGTTCCGCTCGCAGAACATGTTCAGCCACCTGGGCGTGCTGGCCACCGACCTGGTGCGCGAGGTCGGCGGGTTTCGGGTCGGACTCGAGGGCTCGCAGGACTGGGACCTGGTGCTGCGCTGCATGGAGCGCGTCGAGCCGAGGCAGATCCGGCACATCCCGCGCGTGCTCTACCAC
Above is a window of Variovorax sp. RA8 DNA encoding:
- a CDS encoding acyltransferase family protein; this encodes MPRQEEQPHLAHPKYRPDIDGLRAIAVLSVVGFHAFPGWVKGGFIGVDIFFVISGYLISTIIFGSLAGEGFSYREFYARRIRRIFPALLVVMAATFAFGWYVLLADEFRQLGKHLLASAGFVVNLALWNEAGYFDTSAETKPLLHLWSLAVEEQFYIFWPVFLGLAWRFRGGQGRHLGTWMWVATGLSFLLNVYAVQRHPTATFYSPLPRMWELAAGALLAWNALRREPHRNWYRRELRSVSGLLLIGLGLVLITRGKSFPGWWALLPVLGACLCISAGPGAWLNRRLLGSRPMVWVGLISYPLYLWHWPLLAYARIVEGAEPDRTTRIAAVIASVLLAWLTYRFVELRLRRRRNEGVVRGLASGMVAVAVIGMVLTGRLLPPRNDDPGVQAIVAAGADWAYPDGLKETKVKGETVYTIGEGKERVLLLGDSHVEQFGPRAVELDRVAPDALKTLYFGTRGACPPVPHLFEDRDLACGPRREQLLKFAFSDDIDTVILGACWTCYFDIEETTPGSSAPPPPDHYYFLDLQGRHMLRGGDGVARSLVSLETLIGLLRAANKKVYLILNPPLSTNFEPRLLIHGSRLGTMTASTSPVSAPFPPTQKRLQEQLRQLAQRAGAVVLDPAPTVCISDDKCMLSAEGGDPVYKDGAHLRAGFVRKAATFLDPALVSAR